From the genome of Anoplopoma fimbria isolate UVic2021 breed Golden Eagle Sablefish chromosome 1, Afim_UVic_2022, whole genome shotgun sequence, one region includes:
- the fosb gene encoding protein fosB, with the protein MQLFWKETKSISTGNSKNISNGDIARSLVTAGVAFSPGPSGEMFKGFTGDPDSGSRGSSSPSIESQYLSSVDSFGSPPTTSAPQECVSAGASLSIVGSGPGASIGPEMPGSFVPTVTAITSSQDLQWMVQPTLVSSQASGQSGSTGTTTMTQPLSLVDPYDMPGPSYSSGPAFTPQSLDSQGPAPGPIRPSRTRSRRTRDESVSDDGDVGVLLTPEEEEKRRVRRERNKLAAAKCRNRRRELTDRLQSETDILEEEKAELEAEISELQKEKERLEFVLVAHQPNCKVPYQDQAQHSSAQLPPQTLQQPVSIVGLAVTEDSFYLPPAYSAHPSSSQSQPPVQQQVQQQPQPGLMQEVEFSSSFYGSSEPAPDGPCHMASDIGGGGVNHDGAAIGSYNASYTSSFVFTYPEGACGVSANQRNSSSEQSSDSLNSPSLLAL; encoded by the exons ATGCAACTTTTTTGGAAAGAGACCAAGAGCATCTCAACGGGGAATAGTAAAAACATCAGCAACG GTGACATCGCGCGGTCTCTGGTGACTGCAGGTGTCGCGTTCTCTCCCGGTCCCTCCGGGGAGATGTTCAAAGGCTTCACCGGCGACCCAGACAGCGGTTCCCGTGGAAGCTCCTCTCCATCTATAGAGTCCCAGTACCTTTCCTCCGTGGACTCCTTCGGAAGCCCGCCGACCACCAGTGCTCCGCAG GAGTGTGTGTCAGCGGGGGCCAGCTTGAGCATTGTGGGCAGCGGGCCAGGGGCCAGTATCGGACCAGAGATGCCCGGTTCATTCGTGCCCACCGTCACTGCCATCACCTCCAGTCAGGACCTGCAGTGGATGGTACAGCCGACCCTCGTCTCCTCCCAGGCCTCTGGGCAGAGTGGGTCCACTGGGACCACAACCATGACCCAGCCTTTGTCGTTAGTTGACCCATATGACATGCCGGGCCCTAGTTATTCCTCGGGGCCTGCGTTCACCCCTCAAAGCTTGGACAGTCAGGGCCCTGCTCCAGGCCCAATCCGCCCGTCCAGAACCCGCAGCCGCCGTACACGAGACGAGTCTGTGAGTGACGATGGAGATGTTGGTGTGtta CTAacacctgaggaggaggagaagaggcgTGttcggagagagagaaacaagttGGCCGCCGCCAAATGTAGGAACCGCCGAAGAGAACTCACAGACAGACTGCAGTCG GAAACGGACatactggaggaggagaaggcagAGCTGGAGGCTGAGATCTCTGAGTtgcagaaggagaaggagcgCCTGGAGTTTGTCCTTGTGGCCCACCAGCCCAACTGTAAGGTCCCGTACCAGGACCAAGCTCAGCACAGCTCGGCGCAGCTCCCTCCCCAGACCTTACAACAACCCGTCTCCATCGTGGGCTTGGCTGTGACAGAAGACTCTTTCTATCTGCCTCCTGCCTACTCAGCCCATCCGTCCTCCTCACAGTCCCAGCCTCCGGTTCAGCAGCAAGttcagcagcagcctcagcCAGGGCTAATGCAGGAGGTAGAGTTTTCTAGTTCTTTCTATGGCTCAAGTGAGCCGGCACCAGACGGGCCGTGCCACATGGCCAGCGAcattggtggtggtggggttAACCATGACGGTGCGGCCATTGGCAGCTACAACGCCTCATACACATCTTCATTTGTGTTCACCTACCCAGAGGGAGCCTGCGGGGTCAGTGCCAACCAGAGGAACAGCAGTAGCGAGCAGTCATCTGATTCCCTGAACTCGCCCTCGCTGCTGGCGCTCTGA